The DNA region AGCTAAACACAGatgacagtttaaaaagttcagTGATAAACTACCAACTTTATTATTATAGAGAGCACGTCATTAGAGACTGAGTTTGCAGATAGGAATTTTATTCTGCTTGCTAatatttttaggatttttatacatttttgaaTGTTCCAATGCAGAAGTGAAAGGGTTGTTGCTGTTCTTTGACATCTAATTATCAAAAATGTTGAGgtgaaaaaaattgaaaagcATCAAACAAAGTCCTACAGGACGTACAGAGATATTCAAAATCCTCGGATTTGCTGGTAACTGCTGAAAACAACTCGATTCGATATTTATGTGGAAATTTAAAGACTggaatctgttttgttttgttgttggttttttttgcttgctgAGCGGTAGTGCCGGGGGTCgctagtatttatttatttttaaatatcattACGGTATATTTTTACTTGCTACAGTATTAGTTATTCTATAACCACCGCTGCTCTAACAAGGTTGTTTTCCACATTCATGCTTTTTCAGGTACCTGACAGGTGACCAGTTTTCCAGTGAATCATCTCTAGAAGCCTACGCTCGCTGTCTGAGGATGGGCTGCCGCTGCATTGAACGTATGCGAGATGTTTTTTAAACTCACTGGTGAACTGCTCCTTCCTGCAGTTTATTACATACATAGTGCTGTTCCACAAGCTTTGGGTTAACCAATACAGGCTTCATTTCAGCGTCTAAAATCTTAGCTAtatgtttgattttttatttctaatcTAAGTGGACTGCTGGGATGGACCTGATGACCTGCCAATCATCTACCACGGCCACACCTTAACTTCCAAGATCAAATTCCTGGATGTGCTGCATACCATCAAAGAACATGCCTTTGTTACATCTGAGTGAGTACATGATTGTGTTCATTTACTGAGCCGTATTGCTAAAGTAGCAGTTTTAAGTAGCGACTGAAtcaccattttttttctgaGTTTAGCATTAGAGCTCTTCTACCTACTGTTGTGTCTTTGCAGGTATCCTGTGATCTTATCCATCGAGGACCACtgcagtgtggtccagcagagGAACATGGCCACGCACTTCAAGAAAGTTTTCGGAGATCTGCTGCTCACCAAACCGGTTGACAATAACGCAGAGGAGCTTCCTTCGCCCTACCAGCTCCGCAGGAAGATCCTCATCAAAGTATATACTCAACACTGAactgatttttcattttaaattgaaGTAAATATCACACAGTGATGTTTGTTAGGTAGTAACAATGTGTGCAGAGATGTGAGTTAATTGAGAACAATGGAGGAGGTGTAGataatggaaaaataaaactattttaaaagtTGCCTTCAAAATAGATTCAAAGCTGTATTGCTCTCAGCTCTGTATATATCTGGTCAAAGGTTTCATCATATCCTGAAAATTTACACCACATGTTCACCAGAAAGCTTGACTGTTCCACAGGGTGGTAGATAGAGTAGCTGACAGTAATTACGATGCTGCCCTCAGCTCTCTGTCATCAGCCCCAAAGCACAGCGTCCCACCCTGTCTATTACCAGCCAATCCTTCCTGATTATAGGCTAGAAATGCACGCAAGCACAATTAGTCTGCCTATAGTTAAGACAAAGAGTTACTTTTGgccatttgaaaaacaaaaatctcttTGAAGTTTAAGTTAATGAAATGCCACCTACAAAAAAAAGGTGTTAAATGAAATGTCGAAAAAtagttttatatttatacagtggtgtgaaaaagtgtttttgcaccctttctgtgttcttattttgttttgttgtttgtcacacttaaatgtttcagatcataaacaaaatgtaaatattagacaaagataacacaagtaaacacagcatgccgtttctaaatgaaggtgtttattattaaggggcAAACCTTAGTAATAAACTGCATCgccctgtgtgaaaatgtgATTGCTGCGAAAGCTgtgggactccagtgaaccatagtgagagccattatccacagaTGGTGAAAACATGGAATAGAGGTGAACTTTCCCAGGAGTGGCCGGCCGACCAAAATTAGCCTAAGAGCGCAGCGACGACTAGTCCAAGAGCTCacaaaagaccccagaacaacGTCTAAAGAGCTGCAGGACTCACTTGCCTTagttaaggtcagtgttcaccataagaaagagactgggcaaaaagcaacataaaggctctgtggactgatgagacaaaagttaaactttttggaaggtgtgTGCCTCattacatctggcataaaaGTAACAGGAACATCATATTAacagtgtgatggtctggggcagGTCAGGACCTGGAAGTCTTGCTGTGGTAAATGAACCATGAATACTGCTGTCTGCCAAAACATCCGGAAGGAGAAAGTCCAGCCATCTGTTTGTGACCTCAAGCTGAAGCGCACCTCaggtctgcagcaggacaatgatcccaaacctCCCACTTCTCAAaagcttaagaaaaacaaaatgaagactttggaggGGCCTGGTCGAAGTCCTGACCTAACTCTGATTGAGATGttgtggcatgaccttaaaaggGTGGTTCATGCTGGAAAACCCTCCAATGCAGCTGAATTataacaattctgcaaagatgagtgggtCAGAATCCCTCCACCCCTCACTACCAGTTATcgcaaatgcttgattgcagttgttgctgctaagggaggcccaaccagttattaggtttagggggcaatcactttttcacacagagccatgtaggtttggatatttttccccccttaataataaacaccttcattttgaaacaacattttgtgtttacttgtgtttgtctaatatttacattgtttgatctgaaacatttaagtgtgacaaacatacaaaaaaaggaaatcaggaaggggacaAACACTTTTTCAAACCACTATAAAATGTATAATGCCAGGTATTTATTTCTTGTCTTGATATCAACCATCGCTTGCATACTCTTACCTCCACCTAGGcaagatatatttttttccacacaacttgtcataatttaaaaagagaaagaggttTCTGATTATGACAAGAAACTCAAGAAAAACTGCTTTGGGCGGCAAAATAGTACACTGTTATGATTTGCATGTGTGGATTTTTCTTCCCTTTGACCAGTTCTTTGACATCATTTCAGGCCGTGTTGAAATCGTACAAATGCAAACACTGACAGTTTCATTCCCTAAATGGCGATGTCTGACAGTGAGATCACTGTTTACCTTGAGCTGTCAATTAACATTTCAGATTCCACATTAATGGAAAATACACCTGGTTGAGATTTTCCTGGGACAGTAAACTTGTGGTGCTCAgcatctctttctttcttcctctgtcACAGCACAAGAAGCTGGTGGAAGGAACCCTGTATGAAGAGGTGACGTCAGCCAGCTACTCTGAAAACGACATCAGTAACTCGCTAAAGAACGGCATCCTTTACCTCGAAGACCCCATTGACCATGTGAGTTTGTGTAAGCTTGGCTAAGTGATTATGAAGAAAATATACTTTTACCTCTAACTCTAACTATACTGATTATTGTGTATCTAAAATGTGTGTATCCATTTGCAGACATGGACGCCACATTATTTTGTCTTGACCAGTAATAAGATTTACTACTCTGAGGAGACATCTCATTATCAGACagctgatgaagaggaggatgatgaaGGAAAGGAGGTAGAAAAGTGGCAAATAGCAACATATGACAAAACTTGGTGATTTCGCAACCAACTTTGGTATTACTACCTCATATGTCTTTGTAATTGGTCAGGAGTGCAACAACAATGAGCAGCACTGTGCAGAGCGCTGGTTTCATGGGAAGCTGGGTGGAGGACGCGATGGCCGCCAGGTGGCTGAGAAACTCCTGCAGGAGTACTGCGAGGGCGGGGCCAAAGATGGCACCTTCCTGGTCCGGGAGAGTGAGACGTTTGTTGGCGACTACACCCTCTCCTTCTGGTCCGTGTGTTTTCTGTCATAAAAAAGCTGATAAATTAGTAACACAATCTGgtgcagagaaagaaaaaaaaaacagcatttgcaTTTTGTATTCATGATCAGACATCTCAAATTGAAATTATCTCCAAACCCCGTATCCAGGAATGTCAGAAAAGGTTTCTAATTATCTTGAAAGTTGGTATAAGAGTTTCCTTTACCACAGCAAATCCATTGAAGCTGAGCAGTAAGCAGCATCTCATTACACCATCCTTTAAAACACGGAGGTGATTCTGATTTGCATTTCAATAAAATTAATCTTGGGCTTGTAGCGGTCATACCTTTCCTTGGAGCTTGTCTTGGGTTGGACAGTAATGCTTGTCTCCCATCCAACCCTGGTGAATGGCTGTGGGAGAGACAGTAAAAATATTTAGTTTAGTCACAGAATAATGAAGCCTGTGCAAGACATTAACAGAACAGCTTTAAACACTAGACAGACTCACTTAGAAAAGCCCAGGCTTTCCTAAAATGACTAGCGGTAACtaggcttaaaaaaaaactttagcaAATAAGGAACCTAAATGTTTAGAAGTTGGCTACAGAAGAATAAATCATAGACAGTTCAGGGACCCACATATGATAAAACTCTGACTGAAGAAGATAGGACTTGATTTGTAGTTGAGAGAAGAAACTAAATCGCAGTACTAATGCAATCTTATTCGCCTTCCAGGCGCTCTGGTCGGGTCCAGCACTGCAGGATCCATTCACGTCAAGAGTCTGGCTCCACCCGCTTCTACCTGACTGATAACCTGGTGTTTGACAGCCTCTACCGGCTCATCTGCCACTATAGAGACACGCCGCTCCGCTGCAACGAGTTTGAGATGAGGCTGGGAAACCCTGTACCTCAGCCGAACGCACACGAAAGCCGAGAGTAAGTGACTGacatattaatataataaagtAGAGGGTAAATGTATTCATACTTTAGTGTATAAATACATTACAAGTTAAAGTCGTGCATTAAAAATGTCCTGTAATGTAAGCAAAATGATGCTAGACTAGAGGGAAAAATATGAATCTTTATTATTGATGCCTTtaatatttattgtattttatagaCTGCAGGTTACATAATTTTCATTACTGAATCAAGTCATCTTTGAATTATGTTAGTAATTAGTTTATTAAAACAATCATAAAATTAAAGTAACAGCTTTTGTCCTGCCAGCAATTCAAAAGGTTGAAGCCCGGGGAGCAAACTGAATTCATTGCTCAATGTACTCCACAAGTGacagtgcaaaaaacaaactgttaaaatgAAGTTTGTTGCTGTTCAGGTGGTACCACTCCAACCTGTCCCGTGTTCAGGCTGAACACATGCTGATGCGTGTGCCCAGAGACGGAGCTTTCCTGGTTCGAAAACGCAGTGAACACAACTCCTACGCCATCTCCTTCAGGTAGAACTCGACACACCGTAAAGGACAAAAATATGAGTTCTGGTCTCTGCTCAGTTAATTCTAAAAGCCAgcataaaaatgtcatttatttttgtctATAACTTTTTGTTGTGTGTAGGGCAGAGGGTAAGATCAAACACTGCCGTATCCAGCAAGAAGGCCGTCTCTTCATGTTGGGTAGCTCGGCAGAGTTTGAGAGTCTGGTGGATCTGGTTAGCTACTATGAGAAACATCCTCTGTATCGTAAAATGAGGCTCCGCTACCCCATCAATGAAGACACTCTAGACCGGATGGGCACCACGGTTGGTCAAGACACAGCTCGCTTCAAAGCATAACCTTGTTGTACAGTATTGTGTAAAAGTCTTAAGCGCCCCctcatttctatttattttcccCACAGGGAGACAAAATGTAATGAAATTTTCACtccttttcagtccagtccttgtactggaccattttcagtgttttgattgTTTGTTGAGCCACTCAACACTGAATTATTCAAACATAAAACAAGCATCTAACTCAAGGCACGAACCTGTGTTGTTACACATAACAAACAACTTGGCAAAGAAcgaattttacattttatcgTTTGGCACTTTGTAACTAGCAGCCGGTCGCAAAGACACatcatttgtttacattttactggTTGAGTCACGAAAAATGCACAGTGCAAAATCAGACATATGCCAAATTACAGAagagctggactgaaaatcagtggcaaccaTTTTTATACACTATTGAATTTCAGCCAGTGGGGATGGGGATCTTAATagaattgatggaattatgtagaaaagtaccatcagattgtGATCAGTCATGCAATAGCATCTGGAAAGCACCTGAATGGCAGCAGCTATATTTTTCAACATAAGAATGATCCCTGACACATTACgtatgcagtaaaagcatagctGCATACAAAAACACACCAATGGAACACTGTCAGTCGTGGATTGGCACCCCCAGATCCTGAGTCCCAACATTGCTGTAGTGGTGCGGGATCagtttgacagagaacagaacaaaaggcagccatgatccaaagaagagctttggaatGACCTTAAAGAAGCTTTGAGACCCATTCCTGAAGAATATTtacagaaatgacaagaaacCTTGCCTAAAAGATCTCAGGctatgttgaagaataaaggtgctcataccaaatattggctttcatgctttttaaaattgtacaaACTCAGTTTTTACATTATACTACTACTACTCATCAGGAAATGCTACACAACTAAGTTAATTTCCATTCAATATGAACATATAAAAAGCTGATTTTCAGAGTTTTAGGTTGCAACGAAgtcattaatgtaataatggcACATGTAATAATATGTGCTTagtatttctttgttgtttagTCTATGTCTGACAATAGCAAACAAAAAGGCAGACCTTCTTGTCTGTATTTCCTGTTAAACATGCACACTGTTCCAATGGTGGATGCTTctattaaacatggccaaagtcAAATATTGATGTTAGTGTATGTTGAATTAATTCAAAGTCAGTCAGaagtaacaaaacaaaaacaaaaatggtggCTGAAAacttgattatttatttttccaggaGCTTGACTATGGAGCGCTGTATGAAGTTCGCACTCCTCATTTCTATGTGGAGGCTAATAAGATGCCCACAGCACGGGTGAGTGTGACTGGAAACACATGGCCTATGGCCCTTAAGTTTAATGGGtttatttattgattataaCATATTATCATATTCTTTAGTAAATGATTAGTAGTTTTAATTGCCTCGTTTTGCTAGTATGGAAACACGGTCTAATAGCCATTGGCAGCTCTCTGCAGTAGCAGCACAAGTACAAAGTACaggaaatgtttgttttctgtcgGGTATTGGGAGTCCAATGTCCTTCTTGAGGGGCTAACAGTAAAACTACTGGCACCAAAGAAGAGAGTGAGGTTTGTGCTTTTAGAATAATTAAAGGAAGGCTTGAACCAAAAAGAGagactgtttatttaaaaagagaaaagctgtgactgaaagaaacaaacgAAGAAAGGACAGAAGGAAAGAACCAGCTGTGTTTTTAAGAGTGGATCAgttttaaaaactaattaacTTTGGCGCCATCAAGCGGCTGCATCTAAAACACAATGTGGCATAAATGCTGCAATGAACTCCGTGAAAGCAACACATTTGATGCTTCTTATCACTTTAATTCACGTTTCAAACCTCCACGGCATTAGTTATGTCTCAAAGTGCGTTCTCATTTCTCTAAAATTGTGCTTTCTTAATTGCATCAGAGTTTGTGAATTGGTCCCGTTTCTCCCTGCATGTTTTAGTGTACGGTCAAAGCTCTGTATGACTATCGAGCTCAGAGAGAAGACGAGCTATGTTTCCCCAAACAAGCACTCATCCTGAATGTGGATAAGCAGGATGGCGGCTGGTGAGTGACCCTCAGGTGCACATGTAccttcttctgttttctgtatACCTTCTTGCCGTTGATATGCAACCTGCCTTTAGGTGGAGAGGTGACTATggaggaaagaagcagctgtgGTTCCCTGCAAACTATGTAGAAGAGGTCCCTAGTTCCCCCACCAgagagatggatgaagcagtGAGCTCTGATTCACTCACTACTTTCAAATGAGCTTCCAGCTTTTACTGTGTATTATTCTGATAAATGTTTATTCTTTTGTGTCAGTCCACAGAGAACAGTCCTCTGGGAACTTTCCTCAAAGGCTTCATAGATGTACCAACCTGCCACGTGGGTTAGTGGATAAACGTTCTTATACATTATAGTTTTATCAGgtatattaaataattattgcaGGAAGGGACTAGTTCCTGCTCAAAATGATGTTGAAATTTAACCTTGATCAAAAAGATCAGTCCACAACTAGGATCACTGACTATTTTAGAAATCGAGGATTTGgtcttttaaaatgaactgctCACTGGTTTGTATTTTAGACAATGCAATGTTTTTAATAGTTTAACTGCATACATGTGTTTACCAGAAcaatttattgttttacatgtcatattaaaaaattttattttaaagaaaacaatttcttacatgcaaaagaaaagaaataagtaAAGTAGTGTCAAATAAAATAAGGTATACATGCAACCTAAATAaggtatataaaaaaataagccTTTATCTTCTTGGAATGCTTTCCAACATTATTAGGATGCAAAAAAGGACTCTGACAGTATTGTATCTCCTGAGTGAGGTAATTGTGGGTTTTTATGTGAAATACATACATCTTGTACACTTCAAGCCCTTATTTAAAGCTGGATAGCTGCTGTCAACCTTAAGCTACCAAACTGAAACATGGTTTCAGGCTAAGTTAACAGCTGATCTgaatcagtgtttttgttgaaaAATTGGGCGTCACTTTTTATTGATACACACGCCTTGATACATTTCTACTGCAGGTGTATTTTTAGTCACAAATGTGGGTGAAGCGGTTGCACTTACATGGTGACAACTGAGCTCTACAGAGTTATATTAGTATTGATGTATTAAGTAAAAACAGcataacagatttttttaatgctgtttttagATTGCTCTGTGGAAGTCCTGTTCTCACTCCTTGCAGTTTTCCATTGGCAGGTTTGCCCCTGCTGTGACTTCCACATGTCTCAACTTTCATGTGGAAATCCTTAATGGTGAGAGCTGGATGCAAAGAGCAGAGTTCAAAGAGCCCAGTGTCCATTCAAAGCCTGAAAGTGACCTATCGGCTCAGGGAAGAGGCTTGTTGTCTCCATCTTTTTTACCCTGGATGGCCTTTCTTAAACAACCCCACAACACATAACTCTttgaaaaaagatttttcactTACTGCCTGCCCCGCTCGTCACACTTAAGACTTCATCATCTTCACCAACATGAATTTCAAGTTCAAGATTTCTGTGTTTTGACACAGAATGAAAGAGACTTGTCGTGCGTCACAGAGGCAAGAAAACAGAGCAGtctaaaaaaaaaccatcactGGTAGCGAGGCAGAAATGCAAAAGATGATGAACTTGAAGGTGAGATTGGCCTAAATAAATTAGTTAGGGTTTTAGATTTGCATAGATTCATTAGTGGAAAGTAAAGCTCTGGGCTCTTACCTAGGCATAATACTGCTTTGCACATGCAGATGATACTGGGCTCAAAATTCAAAACCAGGAAGTCCAGCCAGTTGTTTTAggactgaagaagcctcttggatgatcAGTAAAGTGGTTTCATAAACCACCTCTCAAGACTATCATGACCTAGATGAATGAGAAACTACACAAGCATATATATCCGATTCTAACTTTTTCCCTCACTTTTTTCTCGTTCCACTTGTACCTCCTTTAATCTCTGCAGTGGTGCATAAAGACGGAAAGAATTCCCGGGCCTTTGTGTTCACTATCCACTCCCAACACCTCTCTTCTCATCCGGTCCAGACTCTGGACGTAGCAGCTGACAGTCTGGAAGATCTCACCGGCTGGGTCAGCAAGATCAGAGAGGCTGCACAGAATGCTGATGCACGAGTGAGTGCAACTCTGCACACATACATGGATGAGTGCAAACACATCTGTTAGAGTTTTTGCTACTTGAATAATTAGACCGCAGATTGTCAGGACTTCACTTAAGGACTTTCCTTGCTCACATGAAAATGTGACAGAACCTCGATTACGCTTCGCATCACAACTAAATTTGTAAACAGCACTACTTATGACTGTGTATATGATATATGTGGCTTTTCTAAAACAATTAAGTATGAATGTTTTTCAGATGTTTGTGTAAAATGATTTGTTTTATCTTTATGCTCGATTGGACTggatgtttgctgtgtttgtcaAACTGACTTATGGTTACTCTTTTGAGCATAAAGCAGGAAACTACATATAAAAGTTTTAGAGATTAGGAAATGTTCTCATCTCTGAGCAGAGTCTGCATTTATGGGTCCGAGCCTGTGGTGAGCTTAGCAGTTTTGTCTAGCTGAATATCTAATTTTGGGGGTGACAAACTGAGAGATTAATGGGTTGGTGAGTTATATTGAGTTTAAATTCACAGATTTCTGTGCTATGAAGGGGGCTCTCTCTTTACCTGGTAAAAGCGCTTGGTCACTTGCCGAGGACATCATCTGCTCCTGAGAATGTTGTATTCAGATTTCACTTTAAAATTGTCTACATGCACCACGTTTTCATGTCTTCTTTAATACTCTACagcaggggtgggggaactccaggcctcgaggactgttgtcctgcaggttttagatatcaccctgggtcaacacacctgaatcaaatgattagttgaTTACCAggtctctggagaacttcaagacatgctgaggaggtcatttagccacttaaatcagctgttttggatcaaggacacatctaaaacctgcaggacaccagctctcgaggcctggagttccctaccCCTACGTTATGGTGTAGTGTCAAACTTGAACACGCCCTCAGTCTGCTGCCCCAGCAAATCACAGCATAGACGGGAGATGTTCAAGGTATTTAGTCGTCTCTGAAGATAGATAGTTTCttcttgcagaagtccactttACTGTTAGTGTGAACACTGAGGTTCTTGtaaccctctgctgtctccAAACAGAGCCTGGGAACGGAAATGGGGATCACTGGTGTTGTTGTCCTCCTCATGCCCACAACCAGTTCCTAGGTCTTTACCTCATTAAGCTGCAGATGGTTGTGCTTTGCTGCATTCTTCCTCATCACCAGCCTAAAGTCTGTGGTGTTTGGGGTGAAGAGAAAGGGAGATAGGATAGGAGAtatgtttcctgtgttttgtgATCAGCAACACATAAGTCTGtgagaaacagaaacactgtgGGAATCACTTTGTTGACTCTCGCATGCTAACTCCCCACTTCTTCGACTCCACTGCTGTTGGTTGGCCTTAAACCAGTGATGGTCTTCAGACCTCCCTCATGTTGTTTTGCTGAGATTTCCACTACAGCTTCCTCCTGTATTTGTCCTTGGCCTCCCTGACTTATGCCTTCAGTTCATTTTGAACTTCTCTCACTGCCTCCCTGTTAGCAGACCTCAAAGCTCTCTTTTTCCTGTTGAGCAGTGCTTTGATGTCCTTTGTTACCCATGCCTTGTTGTTTGGATAACACTTCACACTCTCTGTTGCAATTATGGAGTCAGTGTACAAATTTATGTAGTCTGTGGTTAATTCTGTGAGCCCATCGATATCCTCCCACAGAGTGCTTGGCAATTTGTCACCTCAAAACAGCCCTGGAGAGCCACAAAAGCATCCACTGATTATTTCATTGTGGTCACAGGCTATCTCTTGACTAAAGGGGCATTGCACAGCGTGATGTGAACCAGGCTGTGATCCAAACGACTAAGCGTGTGGAGGGGGAGAGCATCAGGTTTGGAGCAGATCTATTGTCCTGTCATTTTTGGTGGGGCAGCTAAcctactgggtgaaggtggttAAATTCTCAAGCGATAGCAATAAATGCACTTGGATGTTGTCTCTGTAACTGGGCTACGGCAGAGTGGATGGTGTTAGATGCAGAAGTAGGGCTGGTACAGGGAGGATGGTATTCACAGCATTAATAatgctgtagttttttttttttttatatagctcTCTTGCAGCTATGTTTCTGATAATGTGAAGGCACACGAAACCTGAAGCAGAAAACCTGACTTAACAGTTGATAAGCACTATCACCATACCTTTTATTTCTGACGGGGGATTTAGGTTCAACA from Pelmatolapia mariae isolate MD_Pm_ZW linkage group LG17, Pm_UMD_F_2, whole genome shotgun sequence includes:
- the LOC134646552 gene encoding 1-phosphatidylinositol 4,5-bisphosphate phosphodiesterase gamma-1-like isoform X2; the encoded protein is MHRGVNVDRPELCQISLYDFQKFLQMDQKESWASDLGRVREFLMGYMRGAPQPEPMLQLDEFLTFLYSKENSVCDPRLSPVVPDDMKRPLSQYWISSSHNTYLTGDQFSSESSLEAYARCLRMGCRCIELDCWDGPDDLPIIYHGHTLTSKIKFLDVLHTIKEHAFVTSEYPVILSIEDHCSVVQQRNMATHFKKVFGDLLLTKPVDNNAEELPSPYQLRRKILIKHKKLVEGTLYEEVTSASYSENDISNSLKNGILYLEDPIDHTWTPHYFVLTSNKIYYSEETSHYQTADEEEDDEGKEECNNNEQHCAERWFHGKLGGGRDGRQVAEKLLQEYCEGGAKDGTFLVRESETFVGDYTLSFWRSGRVQHCRIHSRQESGSTRFYLTDNLVFDSLYRLICHYRDTPLRCNEFEMRLGNPVPQPNAHESREWYHSNLSRVQAEHMLMRVPRDGAFLVRKRSEHNSYAISFRAEGKIKHCRIQQEGRLFMLGSSAEFESLVDLVSYYEKHPLYRKMRLRYPINEDTLDRMGTTELDYGALYEVRTPHFYVEANKMPTARCTVKALYDYRAQREDELCFPKQALILNVDKQDGGWWRGDYGGKKQLWFPANYVEEVPSSPTREMDEASTENSPLGTFLKGFIDVPTCHVVVHKDGKNSRAFVFTIHSQHLSSHPVQTLDVAADSLEDLTGWVSKIREAAQNADARMQEEKQMERRKKIAVELSDLVVYCRPVPFNEDKIGTERACYRDMSSFPETKAEKFATRGRGKRFLQYNRRQLSRIYPRGQRLDSSNYDPLPMWLCGSQLVALNFQTPDKPMQLNQALFMLGGGSGYVPQPDIMRDDVFDPFDKDTLHVEPITIQLQVLGARHLPKNGRSIVCPFVELEICGADYDSYKCKTDVVADNGLNPVWVQKQFVFDIHNPTFAFLRFTVYEEDMFSDPNFLAQATYPVRLLKTGYRSVPLKNSYSEELELASLLVHIEIVNAKEEDDENLYTSIQRLRDRTCELSNQVSLLERSGSADLSYQQSLEELRAAQDQLSELVEARNRRLMEKKRREKLRQQVIAKRS